The following are from one region of the Chryseobacterium shigense genome:
- a CDS encoding DUF3078 domain-containing protein has protein sequence MKKFLLILSFFMGIYASAQEELKKDSVIVDTVKYWSVLGKNTLMINQAAFSNWVGGGANNVGWLAGINYNLTYEKDNDLWENIIILDYGQNDTKGLGVRKTQDGINVSTNYGRKFSKSWYFSLGAGLQSQFTTGYEDGNNPAAKKISNFMAPGYLNLGMGITYRPNDNLTVTMRPTNARWTFVLDEDLQLAGNYGLKNDGDTSLIQFGFLGTALYKVKLMENVHITNTASVFSNYLDHPERLVLAYGAILNFKVNKFISSNVTVDLLYDHNQIQKTQLKQTLGIGFAYTLNNGVKRSDRKDNQWWIKK, from the coding sequence ATGAAGAAGTTTTTATTGATTCTTTCCTTTTTTATGGGGATTTATGCAAGTGCACAAGAAGAATTGAAAAAAGATTCAGTAATCGTAGATACGGTAAAATATTGGTCGGTATTGGGGAAAAATACTCTGATGATCAATCAGGCTGCCTTTTCAAACTGGGTAGGCGGCGGGGCCAACAATGTAGGCTGGCTTGCCGGAATAAATTACAATCTTACTTATGAAAAAGATAATGATCTCTGGGAGAATATCATTATTCTGGATTATGGGCAGAATGATACCAAAGGGCTTGGAGTCAGGAAAACTCAGGACGGGATCAATGTTTCTACCAATTACGGGCGGAAGTTTTCCAAAAGCTGGTATTTCTCTCTTGGCGCCGGTTTGCAGTCACAATTCACTACCGGATATGAAGACGGAAACAATCCGGCAGCTAAAAAGATCTCTAATTTTATGGCTCCGGGTTATCTGAACCTCGGTATGGGTATTACGTACAGGCCTAATGATAACCTGACTGTAACCATGCGTCCTACCAACGCAAGATGGACTTTTGTACTAGATGAAGACCTGCAGCTTGCAGGAAATTACGGTTTGAAAAATGATGGGGATACTTCCCTTATACAGTTCGGTTTCCTGGGAACGGCTTTATATAAGGTAAAACTGATGGAGAATGTTCATATCACCAACACAGCTTCGGTATTTTCCAATTATCTGGACCATCCGGAAAGATTGGTTCTTGCTTATGGAGCTATTTTAAACTTTAAAGTCAATAAATTTATATCATCTAATGTTACTGTAGATCTGCTTTATGATCATAACCAGATCCAGAAAACTCAGCTTAAGCAGACACTTGGGATAGGATTCGCCTACACCCTGAATAATGGTGTAAAGCGTTCTGACCGCAAAGACAACCAATGGTGGATTAAAAAATAG
- a CDS encoding DUF3078 domain-containing protein, with protein sequence MKKLLLAASISFGIGAMAQEANTDAAKTDTVKAWSIQGQNTLMLNQAAFSNWVGGGANNVGWLAGVNYNLTYEKGKDLWENIIILGYGQNNTKGIGTRKTQDVINLSTNYGREFAKNWYLSGGMSLQTQFAGGYEDGNNPDAKKISNFMAPGYLNIGAGVTYRPNDNFTMTLRPANARWTFVLDEDLQTAGTYGLKNDGDSSLFQFGFLGTAIYKIKIMENINLTNTASVFSNYLDHPDHLVLGYSGILNMKINKFISTNITLDLLYDHNQIQKTQLKQTLGVGFAYNIDNGRKRSDKKDNQSWMK encoded by the coding sequence ATGAAAAAACTTTTATTGGCCGCTTCCATTTCTTTTGGAATTGGTGCAATGGCTCAGGAGGCCAACACTGATGCTGCTAAAACAGATACCGTAAAAGCATGGTCTATCCAGGGACAGAATACATTAATGCTTAATCAGGCTGCTTTCTCAAATTGGGTTGGTGGTGGAGCTAACAACGTAGGCTGGCTTGCCGGTGTCAATTATAACCTTACCTATGAAAAAGGGAAAGATCTCTGGGAAAACATCATTATTCTGGGATACGGGCAGAACAATACAAAAGGCATCGGGACAAGAAAAACGCAGGACGTTATCAACCTGTCTACTAATTATGGACGCGAATTTGCTAAGAACTGGTACCTTTCAGGCGGAATGAGCCTTCAGACACAGTTCGCCGGTGGTTATGAAGACGGAAACAATCCGGATGCAAAAAAGATCTCCAATTTTATGGCTCCGGGATACCTTAATATAGGTGCCGGTGTCACTTACCGTCCTAATGACAATTTCACGATGACGCTTCGTCCTGCCAATGCAAGATGGACTTTTGTACTGGATGAAGACCTTCAGACAGCGGGAACATACGGTCTTAAAAATGACGGCGATTCTTCCCTGTTCCAGTTCGGTTTCCTTGGTACGGCTATCTATAAGATCAAGATCATGGAAAACATCAACCTGACGAATACGGCTTCGGTATTTTCAAACTACCTTGATCATCCGGACCATTTGGTACTGGGATATAGCGGAATTCTTAATATGAAAATCAATAAGTTTATTTCAACTAATATTACTCTTGACTTGTTGTACGATCATAATCAGATCCAAAAGACACAGCTTAAACAGACTTTAGGTGTAGGATTTGCTTACAACATTGATAACGGAAGAAAACGTTCTGATAAGAAAGATAATCAGTCCTGGATGAAATAA
- the sufD gene encoding Fe-S cluster assembly protein SufD, producing MALYDQIIDNHGEFLESLRHRFLDGERKSALQKFENIGFPTKKDEEYKYTSIKEITEKNYNFFPKEGHNITKEQLDQLHLGEENFDWIVFVNGKLHKELSKVSIENVEFLSFNYALNDEKHKEVFEKYFNTIASKDTAFTNLNLAYCKYGFFLKVPKNVVIEKPIHIFYISQNQEENTFYNTRNLLIVEEGAKVEVIESHHNFDSTYVLTNSVTEIFTYPNAKADWHKLQNDNNTSYLIDSTFARQEKDSLTTVNTFSFGGKLVRNNLDFIHNGSNINSFMNGITIIGKDQLVDHHTAVHHNFPNCESYQNYKGIFDGNAHGVFNGKVFVNKIAQKTNAYQQNNNVLLSEGATIDTKPQLEIFADDVKCSHGCTVGQLNEDALFYLRARGISQKEAQALLLYAFANDAMQNIDIEPLKEKISKLLAEKLQVDIEF from the coding sequence ATGGCTTTATACGATCAGATTATTGACAATCACGGTGAATTTTTGGAGAGTCTTCGTCACAGGTTTCTGGATGGAGAAAGAAAATCTGCTCTTCAAAAGTTCGAAAACATAGGTTTTCCAACCAAAAAAGACGAAGAATATAAATATACCAGCATAAAAGAAATTACGGAGAAAAACTACAATTTTTTCCCTAAAGAAGGTCATAATATCACTAAAGAGCAGCTGGATCAGCTTCATCTGGGTGAAGAAAATTTCGACTGGATTGTTTTTGTGAATGGTAAACTTCATAAAGAACTTTCAAAAGTTTCTATCGAAAATGTAGAATTTCTTTCATTCAACTATGCTTTGAATGATGAGAAGCATAAAGAAGTATTCGAGAAGTATTTCAATACCATTGCTTCTAAAGATACTGCTTTCACGAACTTAAACCTTGCTTACTGCAAATACGGTTTCTTTCTTAAAGTTCCGAAAAATGTAGTGATCGAAAAACCGATTCACATCTTCTACATCTCTCAGAATCAGGAAGAAAACACTTTCTACAACACAAGAAATTTACTGATTGTAGAAGAAGGCGCTAAAGTGGAAGTAATAGAAAGCCACCACAATTTTGACAGCACTTATGTACTGACAAACTCTGTGACTGAAATCTTTACCTATCCCAACGCTAAAGCAGACTGGCATAAACTTCAGAATGACAACAATACGTCATATCTTATCGACAGTACTTTCGCAAGACAGGAAAAAGACAGCTTAACGACTGTAAATACCTTCTCTTTCGGAGGAAAGCTGGTAAGAAACAATCTGGATTTCATTCATAACGGAAGCAATATCAACTCGTTTATGAACGGAATTACCATTATTGGAAAAGACCAGCTTGTAGATCACCATACGGCTGTTCATCACAATTTCCCGAACTGTGAAAGTTACCAGAATTATAAAGGTATTTTTGATGGAAATGCCCACGGAGTTTTCAACGGAAAGGTTTTTGTAAATAAAATTGCTCAGAAAACCAATGCTTATCAGCAGAACAACAATGTATTGCTGAGTGAAGGAGCTACTATTGACACTAAGCCTCAATTGGAAATCTTTGCTGATGATGTAAAATGTTCCCACGGCTGTACAGTTGGCCAGCTGAATGAAGATGCGTTGTTTTATTTAAGAGCAAGAGGAATCTCCCAAAAAGAAGCTCAGGCCTTACTTCTGTATGCTTTTGCCAATGATGCCATGCAGAACATTGATATTGAACCGCTTAAAGAAAAAATCTCAAAACTTTTAGCTGAAAAGCTTCAGGTTGATATAGAATTTTAA
- the sufC gene encoding Fe-S cluster assembly ATPase SufC — translation MLEIKNLHAKIEDGAEILKGINLEIKPGEVHAIMGPNGAGKSTLSSVIAGKEDYEVTDGEIIFGGENIIEDAPEERAHKGIFLSFQYPVEIPGVSVTNFIKAALNETRKANGLEEMPAKEMLALIREKSEKLGIKKDFLSRSLNEGFSGGEKKRNEIFQMMMLNPKLAILDETDSGLDIDALRIVADGVNAFKNEGNAVLLITHYQRLLNYIQPDFVHVLANGKIIKTGDKSLALELEEKGYDWLLN, via the coding sequence ATGTTAGAAATAAAAAACCTACACGCCAAAATTGAAGATGGCGCAGAAATTTTAAAAGGTATCAATCTGGAAATAAAGCCGGGTGAAGTTCATGCCATCATGGGACCGAACGGAGCCGGAAAATCTACCCTTTCTTCCGTAATTGCAGGAAAAGAAGACTATGAAGTTACAGACGGAGAAATCATTTTCGGTGGAGAGAACATCATCGAGGATGCTCCTGAAGAAAGAGCACACAAGGGAATATTCCTTTCTTTCCAGTATCCGGTAGAAATTCCGGGAGTTTCTGTAACCAACTTCATCAAAGCTGCTCTAAACGAAACAAGAAAAGCAAACGGGCTTGAGGAAATGCCGGCAAAAGAAATGCTTGCTCTTATCCGTGAAAAATCTGAGAAATTAGGTATTAAAAAAGATTTCCTTTCAAGATCACTGAACGAAGGTTTCTCCGGAGGTGAAAAGAAAAGAAACGAGATCTTCCAGATGATGATGCTGAACCCAAAACTGGCCATTCTTGATGAAACAGATTCAGGATTGGACATCGATGCATTGAGAATTGTTGCAGACGGCGTAAATGCTTTTAAAAATGAAGGAAATGCAGTTCTTCTGATTACCCATTATCAGAGATTGCTTAACTATATCCAGCCTGACTTTGTTCACGTTCTGGCTAACGGGAAAATCATCAAAACCGGTGATAAATCTCTTGCCCTGGAACTGGAAGAAAAAGGGTACGACTGGCTTCTTAACTAA
- a CDS encoding GNAT family N-acetyltransferase yields the protein MEVTERLILRRTEQEDFERFFEINKDPETNLYNPSGPMSFEKAEDTFRRMQEHWDQHHFGAWTIIAKENENIVGFGGLSYKKYGEDEKLNLGYRFAVEAWGKGYATEFTKKAIDFGFTSLDKEEIFGVVRPDNIASVKVLEKAGMTQIGTLNDVPGQPESLVYRIQK from the coding sequence ATGGAAGTCACGGAAAGATTAATTTTAAGAAGAACTGAACAAGAAGATTTCGAAAGGTTTTTTGAAATTAATAAAGATCCGGAGACGAATCTGTACAACCCAAGTGGCCCGATGAGCTTTGAAAAGGCTGAAGATACATTCAGAAGAATGCAGGAACACTGGGATCAGCACCATTTCGGGGCATGGACCATTATAGCGAAAGAAAATGAAAACATTGTGGGTTTCGGAGGCTTGAGCTATAAAAAATATGGAGAGGATGAAAAACTCAATCTTGGCTATCGTTTTGCAGTGGAAGCATGGGGAAAAGGATATGCAACAGAGTTTACGAAAAAGGCTATAGATTTCGGATTTACCAGTCTTGATAAAGAAGAAATATTTGGAGTTGTCCGCCCTGATAATATAGCTTCTGTTAAAGTTTTGGAAAAGGCAGGCATGACGCAAATCGGGACACTTAATGACGTTCCCGGTCAGCCTGAAAGTTTAGTATATAGAATTCAAAAATAA
- the sufB gene encoding Fe-S cluster assembly protein SufB yields the protein MSKYTEDDLRVDLENKKYEFGWETKIDYEDFPTGLNEDIVRAISAKKEEPEWMTEWRLESFRIWLKMTEPTWANIKYEKPDFQAIRYYAAPKAKPELESLDQVDPELLKTFEKLGINIEEQKRLSGVAVDIVIDSVSVKTTFQDTLMEKGIIFCSISEAIKNHPDLVRKYLGKVVPRGDNFYSALNSAVFSDGSFCYIPKGVRCPMELSTYFRINQAGTGQFERTLVIADEGSYVSYLEGCTAPSRDENQLHAAVVELIAMDNAEIKYSTVQNWYPGNEEGKGGVFNFVTKRGLCEKNAKISWTQVETGSAVTWKYPSCILKGDGAIGEFYSIAVTNNHQYADTGTKMIHIGKNTKSTIISKGISAGKSQNSYRGQVKVMPSAKGARNFSQCDSLLMGNECGAHTFPYIEIKDPTAQLEHEATTSKIGEDQIFYCNQRGIDTERAIALIVNGFSKEVLNKLPMEFAIEAQKLLEISLEGSVG from the coding sequence ATGAGTAAATATACTGAAGACGATTTAAGAGTCGATCTAGAAAATAAAAAATACGAATTCGGATGGGAAACGAAGATAGACTATGAAGACTTTCCTACCGGGTTAAATGAAGATATCGTCCGTGCAATCTCTGCTAAAAAAGAAGAGCCTGAATGGATGACAGAATGGCGTCTGGAATCTTTCAGGATCTGGCTTAAAATGACAGAACCTACATGGGCCAACATTAAATATGAAAAACCCGATTTCCAGGCAATCCGTTATTATGCGGCTCCAAAAGCAAAGCCTGAACTGGAAAGTTTAGACCAGGTAGATCCTGAGCTGTTAAAAACTTTCGAAAAACTGGGAATCAATATCGAAGAACAGAAAAGACTTTCCGGAGTTGCGGTAGATATTGTAATAGATTCAGTTTCTGTAAAGACTACGTTTCAGGATACTTTAATGGAAAAAGGAATTATTTTCTGCTCCATTTCTGAAGCAATTAAAAACCATCCTGATTTAGTACGAAAATATTTAGGAAAAGTAGTTCCAAGAGGAGATAATTTTTATTCAGCACTGAATTCCGCAGTATTTTCTGACGGAAGTTTCTGCTATATTCCAAAAGGAGTAAGATGCCCGATGGAACTTTCAACCTATTTCCGTATCAACCAGGCAGGAACAGGACAATTTGAAAGAACGCTTGTAATTGCCGATGAAGGAAGTTATGTGTCTTATCTTGAGGGATGTACAGCACCATCAAGGGATGAAAACCAGCTTCACGCGGCAGTGGTGGAACTGATTGCCATGGATAACGCAGAGATCAAGTACTCCACCGTTCAGAACTGGTATCCTGGAAATGAAGAAGGAAAAGGAGGAGTATTCAACTTTGTAACGAAAAGAGGGCTTTGCGAAAAAAATGCAAAAATTTCATGGACGCAGGTTGAAACCGGTTCTGCCGTAACATGGAAATATCCTTCATGTATATTAAAAGGTGACGGTGCAATCGGAGAGTTCTACTCTATCGCTGTAACCAACAATCACCAGTATGCCGATACCGGAACAAAGATGATCCATATCGGGAAAAATACGAAATCAACGATTATTTCAAAAGGTATTTCTGCAGGGAAATCCCAGAATTCATATAGAGGACAGGTAAAAGTAATGCCTTCTGCCAAAGGAGCAAGAAACTTTTCCCAATGCGATTCCCTGTTGATGGGTAATGAGTGTGGTGCACACACTTTCCCTTATATTGAGATCAAAGATCCTACCGCACAACTTGAGCATGAGGCTACTACCTCTAAAATCGGGGAAGATCAGATCTTCTACTGTAACCAGAGAGGAATTGACACAGAAAGAGCTATTGCATTGATTGTTAACGGATTCAGCAAGGAAGTACTGAATAAGCTTCCTATGGAGTTTGCTATTGAAGCTCAGAAATTACTGGAAATTTCCCTGGAAGGTTCAGTAGGATAA
- a CDS encoding HesB/IscA family protein: protein MIKVSDQAKAKAIQLMTEEGFNPAEDYIRVGVKSGGCSGLEYVLKFDNQKTDTDQLFEDNNVKIVVDKKSILYLAGTTLEYSGGLNGKGFVFNNPNASRTCGCGESFSL from the coding sequence ATGATAAAAGTATCAGACCAAGCAAAGGCAAAAGCCATCCAGTTGATGACGGAAGAAGGCTTTAACCCTGCTGAAGATTATATAAGAGTGGGGGTAAAAAGCGGAGGATGCTCTGGTTTAGAATATGTTTTAAAGTTTGACAACCAAAAAACAGATACTGATCAGCTTTTTGAGGACAATAATGTAAAAATTGTTGTCGATAAAAAATCTATCCTTTACTTAGCAGGAACAACTCTTGAGTATTCAGGAGGTTTAAACGGGAAGGGGTTTGTTTTCAACAATCCTAATGCATCCAGAACGTGTGGTTGTGGAGAGAGTTTTTCTTTATAG
- a CDS encoding GLPGLI family protein, with protein sequence MKKKLIVFFSLLLVTVTYGQTVRYIYDTAVNPDSINLVSLKHERTFLDVKGIKSLFISENKLIKDSLFTAFRAEYKEDHKKRDKDFKSLNAKKELEPSFFENYIVKDIPGQKVYYYDKVAGREIFYQEDRPLKWEITDIKENQNGYPAQKAVANFGGRIWTAWFTKDINISDGPYKFSGLPGLIVKLEDENGDYKFDLVKKIKIQNAFEKPADPNAKQSTRIAFNGDKAALMLEAGKNRRLPEGYEKGDKNFGGSGHDGMRGGGMGEGRMGGGKMGGGRGMHPGGNNDNGTFSMPAVGLGSSPLRNNESQNPIELK encoded by the coding sequence ATGAAGAAAAAATTGATTGTCTTTTTTTCGTTGCTTTTAGTAACTGTTACCTACGGACAAACCGTGAGGTATATTTATGACACTGCGGTGAATCCGGACTCTATCAATCTGGTGAGTTTGAAGCATGAAAGAACGTTTCTGGATGTGAAAGGAATTAAATCTTTATTTATCAGTGAGAATAAACTGATAAAAGATTCTTTATTCACAGCTTTCAGGGCGGAATATAAGGAAGACCATAAAAAAAGAGATAAGGATTTTAAAAGCCTGAACGCAAAGAAAGAACTTGAACCTTCCTTTTTTGAAAATTATATTGTTAAAGATATTCCCGGGCAGAAAGTTTATTATTATGATAAAGTGGCCGGCAGGGAGATTTTTTATCAGGAAGACAGACCTCTGAAATGGGAAATAACCGATATTAAAGAAAATCAGAACGGTTATCCTGCACAAAAAGCAGTTGCAAATTTTGGAGGAAGGATCTGGACAGCCTGGTTTACCAAAGATATTAATATTTCTGACGGCCCGTATAAATTTTCCGGACTTCCGGGACTGATTGTGAAACTGGAAGATGAGAACGGGGACTATAAATTCGATCTTGTTAAAAAGATCAAAATTCAGAATGCTTTTGAAAAACCGGCTGATCCCAATGCAAAACAAAGCACCAGGATCGCTTTTAACGGAGATAAAGCAGCATTGATGCTTGAAGCGGGTAAAAACAGAAGACTGCCGGAAGGTTATGAAAAAGGAGACAAAAATTTTGGAGGTAGCGGACATGATGGTATGAGAGGCGGCGGAATGGGTGAAGGCAGAATGGGTGGTGGAAAGATGGGCGGAGGAAGAGGCATGCACCCGGGCGGAAATAATGATAATGGAACTTTTTCCATGCCTGCCGTTGGTTTGGGGAGCAGCCCTTTAAGAAATAATGAAAGTCAAAATCCAATTGAATTAAAATAA
- a CDS encoding GLPGLI family protein, with protein sequence MKKIGILALALFMQHISAQSNRFVYQVTMKPDAENKSDIKTENAYLDISAEKSLFYSENRYKRDSILQKAFQGGGGRGSINREQMEGVRTNINYSVEKDKTSQKMLFKDRIGRDIYSYEEDRPLNWKMSSETTKIGDYKVQKATTDFAGRQWTAWFTTDLPYQDGPYKFGGLPGLIVKVEDDKGDYSFDLMKNYKIPEIAALNQFGNTLKVKRGDYLKQQEKFKTDPMSFMQNSGGGGGGGFPSAPRSNGGGRGGNQNPGDMRKRMEERVKEEAKKNSNPIELQ encoded by the coding sequence ATGAAAAAAATAGGAATTCTTGCTTTAGCGTTGTTTATGCAGCATATTTCTGCACAAAGCAACCGTTTTGTTTACCAGGTTACGATGAAACCAGATGCAGAAAATAAAAGCGATATTAAAACTGAAAATGCATATTTAGATATTTCCGCTGAAAAATCTCTTTTTTATTCTGAAAACAGGTATAAAAGGGACTCTATCCTGCAGAAAGCTTTCCAGGGCGGAGGAGGAAGAGGCTCTATTAACAGGGAGCAGATGGAAGGGGTAAGAACCAATATCAACTATTCTGTTGAAAAAGATAAAACCAGTCAGAAAATGCTTTTTAAGGACAGAATCGGAAGAGATATCTATTCTTATGAAGAAGACCGTCCTTTAAACTGGAAAATGTCTTCTGAAACAACCAAGATAGGAGATTATAAAGTTCAGAAGGCCACAACGGATTTTGCAGGAAGACAATGGACCGCATGGTTTACAACGGATCTTCCTTATCAGGACGGCCCATATAAATTCGGAGGTCTTCCGGGACTCATCGTTAAAGTGGAAGATGATAAGGGAGATTATTCTTTTGACCTGATGAAGAATTATAAAATCCCTGAAATTGCTGCTTTGAACCAATTTGGAAATACATTAAAAGTAAAAAGAGGTGATTACCTGAAACAGCAGGAAAAATTTAAAACAGATCCTATGTCATTCATGCAGAATAGTGGCGGCGGGGGAGGTGGCGGTTTCCCTTCAGCACCAAGGTCCAATGGCGGCGGAAGAGGAGGAAACCAGAATCCCGGAGATATGAGGAAGAGAATGGAAGAACGTGTAAAAGAGGAAGCTAAGAAAAACAGCAACCCGATTGAACTGCAATAA
- a CDS encoding neutral zinc metallopeptidase, translating into MKWTDDRSENVDDRRGSGGGGGAIVGGGLGTLIIAAIIFFLGGDPSSLLSSGGGSSTPTEQRELNANELKIREFVEMVTAENEQTWTKIFAENGMQYRPAIVVLFESTTQSGCGTAEAAMGPFYCPADQKVYMDMSFFKELQQRFGAQVTEFSIAYVMAHEMGHHVQTLLGTTQKVDALRRSGRYSEADLNRVSVATELQADFYAGVWAKQTDSREHILEPGDIESAIEAAEAVGDDNIQKRSQGYVNQESFTHGSSAQRKEWFMKGYNTGDIKQGDTFNQLLR; encoded by the coding sequence ATGAAATGGACAGACGATAGAAGCGAAAACGTAGACGACAGACGTGGATCTGGCGGAGGCGGAGGCGCTATTGTAGGCGGTGGATTGGGAACCCTGATCATTGCTGCAATTATATTCTTTTTAGGGGGCGACCCTTCATCTTTACTTTCTTCGGGAGGCGGAAGCTCCACTCCTACAGAACAGAGAGAATTAAATGCCAATGAGCTTAAAATCCGTGAATTTGTAGAAATGGTTACTGCCGAAAATGAGCAGACCTGGACCAAGATTTTTGCTGAAAACGGTATGCAGTACCGTCCTGCTATAGTTGTTTTATTTGAAAGCACCACACAATCCGGCTGCGGAACTGCGGAAGCTGCTATGGGGCCATTTTACTGTCCCGCAGATCAAAAGGTGTATATGGATATGAGCTTCTTTAAAGAATTACAGCAGCGATTTGGTGCACAGGTTACAGAATTTTCCATTGCTTATGTAATGGCTCATGAAATGGGGCACCACGTACAGACTCTTTTAGGAACCACCCAGAAAGTAGATGCCTTAAGAAGAAGCGGAAGATATTCTGAAGCTGATCTGAACAGAGTTTCCGTAGCGACAGAACTACAGGCAGATTTCTATGCAGGGGTTTGGGCTAAACAAACTGACAGCAGAGAACACATTTTAGAGCCTGGCGACATCGAGTCTGCTATAGAAGCTGCGGAAGCAGTAGGTGATGACAATATCCAGAAAAGATCCCAGGGTTATGTAAACCAGGAAAGCTTTACCCACGGCTCATCTGCCCAGCGTAAAGAATGGTTTATGAAAGGTTACAATACAGGAGATATTAAGCAGGGAGATACTTTCAACCAACTTTTGAGATAA
- a CDS encoding glutathionylspermidine synthase family protein: protein MERIQSQFRKNWQHKLENLGFGYHSLDGLYWDESHYYQFSTEEIDKIESATAELWQMCLEAVDYVIEKNLWDKFSIPEWFRNYIITSWEEDHPSVYGRFDFGFDGKNLKLLEFNADTPTSLYEGSVIQWYWLQEMFPHKDQFNSIHEKLLGCWKHLKNYMNPHHIYFASLTNIEDVTNVEYMRDCASQAGFDTEFIPVQDIGWAEDISEFIAGDRSIMEYIFKLYPYEWILADGFGEKLVKNGFRSQWIEPAWKILLSSKAILPVLWEMYPNHPYLLESYFEPKHLKDFAKKPIYSREGANVILHKNNVPVEENDGVYGKEGFIYQQLFDLPNFNGNYPVIGSWVIGQEPAGIGIRESVHLITNNQSRFVPHLIG from the coding sequence ATGGAAAGAATTCAGTCACAGTTCAGGAAAAACTGGCAGCATAAACTTGAAAATCTGGGCTTCGGATATCATTCTCTTGACGGGCTTTATTGGGATGAAAGCCATTATTACCAGTTCAGCACAGAAGAAATTGATAAGATAGAAAGCGCCACTGCAGAACTCTGGCAGATGTGCCTGGAAGCGGTAGATTATGTTATAGAGAAAAACCTTTGGGATAAGTTCAGTATTCCTGAATGGTTCCGCAATTACATCATCACAAGCTGGGAAGAAGATCATCCTTCTGTTTACGGAAGATTTGACTTTGGTTTTGACGGTAAGAATCTGAAATTACTGGAATTTAATGCCGATACCCCAACTTCGCTGTATGAAGGTTCAGTGATCCAGTGGTACTGGCTTCAGGAGATGTTTCCGCACAAAGATCAGTTTAATTCAATTCATGAAAAACTGTTGGGCTGTTGGAAGCATCTTAAAAACTATATGAACCCGCATCATATTTATTTTGCCTCCCTTACCAATATTGAAGATGTTACGAATGTGGAATATATGCGTGACTGTGCTTCCCAGGCGGGTTTTGATACGGAATTCATTCCTGTTCAGGATATCGGCTGGGCTGAAGATATCTCTGAATTCATTGCCGGTGACCGTTCCATTATGGAATATATTTTCAAGCTTTATCCTTATGAATGGATTCTTGCAGACGGTTTTGGAGAAAAGCTGGTGAAAAACGGTTTCAGATCGCAATGGATTGAACCTGCGTGGAAAATTTTACTTTCATCAAAAGCTATTCTTCCTGTTCTTTGGGAAATGTATCCCAACCATCCGTACCTTTTAGAATCTTATTTTGAACCGAAACATCTGAAGGATTTCGCTAAAAAACCAATTTATTCGAGAGAAGGAGCCAATGTAATCCTTCATAAAAATAATGTTCCGGTTGAAGAAAATGATGGAGTATACGGGAAAGAAGGCTTTATTTACCAGCAGTTATTTGATCTTCCCAATTTTAATGGCAATTATCCGGTAATTGGCAGCTGGGTAATAGGGCAGGAGCCTGCCGGCATTGGCATCAGGGAAAGTGTTCACCTCATCACCAATAACCAGAGCCGTTTTGTTCCGCACCTTATCGGTTAA